In the genome of Candidatus Nanopelagicales bacterium, the window GCCACCCTGAATTGTCCGATGTCGCAATCGAAGCCGTTGAGCGCACCCTGCGCCGCACGGTCTCCACCTTGCTGCATACCCCGACGGTCCGGATGAAGCAGTTCGCTGCCGATCCCGACGGTCAGCGATACGCCGAGGCGCTGCACGCGTTGTTTGACCTGGACCCGGAGTCCGTCTCGTCCCTGTCCGAAGCCAGCCCCGAACTCCTGGATCCCACCGACGTACCTGAACTCGACGGCGGGTGGAGTAAGTGAGCGCTGACGACACCGTGCGGATTGCCACTCGCCGAAGCCCACTGGCGATGGCGCAGGCCAGTCAGGTCGCGGCCAGACTGTCCGAGCTTTGCGGTCGCTCCGTCGTGCTTTCACCAGTTGTCACAACGGGCGATGTCAGCACCGAAGCGTTGTCCACTATCGGAGGCACGGGCGTTTTCGTAGGGGCTGTTCGCGACGCTGTCCTGGCTGGCGATGCCGAGATCGCTGTCCATTCACTCAAGGACCTTCCGACTGCCGAACACCGCGGCCTGGCCATCGCCGCCATCCCGGTACGCGAGGATCCACGCGACGCTTTGTGTGCAGACGATGGGCAGACCCTCGCCGAACTGGGCCCTGGTGCCCGGGTTGGTACCGGTTCGCCCCGGCGGGCGGCGCAGTTGCGCGCGCTGAGGCCGGATTTGGAGATCGTCGACATTCGTGGCAACGTCGACACTCGGCTGGCCAAAGTCACCGATGGTGAAGTGGACGCAGTGGTGCTGGCAGTCGCTGGCTTGACTCGGCTGGGCCGGGACGCGGCCATCACCGAGGCAATCGATCCGGAGCACATCCTGCCGGCACCGGGGCAGGGAGCGCTCGCGGTGGAATCTCGTGCCGACCTGGCAAATCGCGATCCGGAGTTGGCGCGCGCGTTGGCCGAATTGAACGATCCACAGACTCACGTTGCCGTTACGGCGGAACGTGCCCTGCTGAACAGGCTCGAAGCGGGCTGTTCAGCGCCCGTCGGAGCGCTGGCGACAATCACGTCGTCCAGCGCGCCCGACAACCATGTGCATTTGGAGGCCCTGACCGCTGGGGCCGACGGAACGCGTGTGATCCGCATGTCCGCTACCGGTCCTGCCAGCGATGCAGGCGAGTTGGGACGGCAATTGGCCGTCGCAATGCTCGCCGCTGGTGCGGCCCACCTCTTGGGAGAACCATCACTGTGACAACAGCACGCCCACGCAAGTCAACCCGTCCGCTCGGCAGCGTCTCGCTGGTCTGCGCGGGCCCAGGCGACCCCGAATTGCTCACCGTTCGCGCCATTGCGTTGCTTGCCAACGCGGACGCCGTCGTTGCCGACGCGGATGTCACCGGCATTGCTGCCCGGTACGCGCCGGAGGCAGAACTGGTGCCAGTGGTCAACGAGGACGGACTTCCGCTCGAACGACCCGCTCGCGCCAAGAAGGTGGTGGAACACGCCCGCACTGGCCAGACCGTCGTGCGGCTGTACTCCGGCGACCCGATCCTCGACGGTGCGATCGCGGCCGAGGCAAACACACTTCACCGATCCAAGATCCCGTTCGAGATCGCTCCGGGTGTCTCCGTCACGACGGGCGTGGCCGCCTACGGTGGTTTCCCGTTGCTGGCCGGCAAGGCCAAGGAGCTGCGGATCGTTGACGCGGACAGTGTCGAGGACTGGGCCGAGTTGGCCAGCCCCCGCCTGACGGTCGTGGTCCGCGACGGCGCGGACAAGGCAGTCGAGATCTCCAAGGCCCTGCTGGCCGCCGGTCGCAAGGCGGACACCCCGATCGCTATCACCCGGGGAGCCACCACCGTTGAGCAGCGGACGATCGCCAGCACCCTGGAAGAGTTGCCCGCCGCTGTCAAGGCGGCCAAGCAGGCTGGTCCGGGAACCGTGGTGATCGGTGAGGTCATCAACTCGCGCGACAAACTCTCGTGGTTCGAGACCAAGCCCCTCTTCGGCTGGCGCGTGCTCGTGCCTCGGACCAAGGAGCAAGCGGCGTCGCTGTCCGAGCAGTTGCGCCGGTACGGCGCTGTGCCGGTGGAGGTTCCGACCATCTCGGTCGAGCCGCCCCGAACACCTCAGCAGATGGAGCGTGCGATCCAAGGGCTGGTCTCCGGCCGCTACCAGTGGATCGCCTTCACCAGTGCCAACGCGGTCAAGGCAGTGCGGGAGAAGTTCGAGGACTACGGGCTCGATGCTCGCGCGATGGCCGGACTGAAGATTGCCGCAGTCGGGGAGCAGACCGCCGCGGCGTTGATTGCGTTTGGCGTCAAGCCCGACCTCGTTCCAACGGACGATCAGAGCAGCGCGGGGCTGGTTGCCCAATGGCCTCCCTACGACGCCGAGATCGACCCGATCGATCGCGTTTTCCTGCCGCGGGCGGACATCGCCACCGAAACATTGGCCGCAGGCCTGCAGTCGTTGGGGTGGGAGGTTGACGACGTCACCGCCTACCGGACCGTGCGCGCAGCACCGCCGCCGGCCGAGACGCGCGAGGCCATCAAGACCGGTGGTTTCGATGCGGTCATGTTCACCTCGTCGAGCACCGTGCGCAACCTCGTGGGAATCGCGGGCAAGCCCCACGCCTGCACCGTTGTCGCCTGCATCGGCCCGCAGACAGCCGAAGCCGCTGGCGAACACGGATTGCGGGTAGATGTGCTCGCCGATACGCCGAACGTGATGGTGTTGGCCGCGAACCTTGCCGCCCATGCCGAAGAGCTGCGACAGAAGGCCATCGAGAATGGTGACCTGACGTGGCGGCCGTCCAGGCGTCGCGCCGGATCGCGGCGCAAGGCCACCTGATCGCCATGGGGTACCCGGCCGCGCGACCACGACGGCTACGCCGAACGGCGCCGTTGCGGCGCCTAGTCGCCCAGACTCGGCTTGCTCCAGCGGACCTGATTCTGCCGATGTTCGTGCGAGAGGATCTGCCCGAGCCGCGGCCAATCACGTCCATGCCCGGTGTGGTGCAGCACTCGCGCGAGTCATTGGTGGCTGCAGCCCGGGACGCTGTCCAACTCGGCGTCGGCGGGCTGATGCTGTTCGCGGTGCCTGCCCATCGAGACGAGTCGGGATCTGGTGCGATCGACCCGGATGGCCCACTCAACTCGGCCGTTCGGGAGGTTGTTGCCGAGGTCGGTTCCGACATCGTGGTCATGGCTGACCTGTGTCTGGATGAGTTCACGTCACACGGTCACTGTGGCCTCGTCGATGAGCATGGGCACGTGAACAACGATGCGACCCTCAAGCAGTACCAACTGATGGGCGTCGAACTCGCCAAGGCGGGCGTTCACGTGGTCGCCACCAGCGGGATGATGGACGGCCAGGTCGGGGCGGTCCGAGCCGCCCTCGATGACGCCGGATTCGCCGAATCGACGGCGATCATGGCGTACTCGGCAAAGTACGCCTCTGCGTTCTATGGCCCGTTCCGCGACGCGGTCGAGTCGACGCTGGCAGGCGACCGCAACGGCTACCAGCAAGACCCAGCAAACCGCGTCGAAGCTACTCGTGAAGTCGAGTTGGATCTCGCCGAAGGCGCCGACATGGTGATGGTCAAGCCGGGATTGCCCTACCTGGATGTGCTGGCCGATATCGCAGCGCGTTCCGATGTGCCAGTCGCTGCGTATCAGGTCTCCGGCGAGTACTCGATGATCGAAGCCGCCGCAGCCAACGGATGGATCGATCGCGATCTTGCGGTCATGGAGTCGCTGATCTCCTTGCGTCGGGCCGGAGCCACCATGGTGCTCAGCTATTACGCGGCCGAGGTCGCGGGTTGGTTGCGCGACCGGTCCCGGTCGATGTGACACCGCCGTCGTACAGTTCACCAATGGGGCGGGTGTCGGAATGAGCAGCTCAACGGTCACGTCGGAATCACTGTTCGCCCGGGCGCAACGGGTGACCCCCGGCGGCGTGAACAGCCCTGTCCGAGCATTCGGCGCTGTCGGCGGAACGCCTCGTTTCTTTGTGTCCGGCCGCGGGCCGTATGTCACCGACGCGGACGGTCGCGAGTACGTCGACCTGGTTGGTTCCTGGGGTCCGGCGATCCTTGGGCACGCCCATCCAGCGGTCATCGCCGCCGTGACAGCCGCAAGCGAGCGAGGACTGTCGTTCGGCGCCCCCGGACCCGGCGAGGTTGAACTCGCCGAGGAGATCGTGTCCCGAGTCGCACCTGTCGAGCAAGTGCGACTCGTCAGTTCTGGCACTGAGGCCACGATGTCCGCGATCCGGCTGGCACGGGGGTTCACTGGCCGAGCCAAGATCCTCAAATTCGCTGGCTGCTACCACGGCCACGGCGACTCACTGCTCGTCGCAGCTGGGTCCGGGGTCGCCACGTTCGGCCTGCCCGATTCCCCGGGCGTCACTACCGGGAATGCCGCCGACACCATCGTGGTGCCATACAACGACGTGGACGCGGTGACGGCCGCCTTTGCCGAGTTCGGTGACCAGATTGCCTGTGTCATCACTGAGGCCGCAGCAGCGAACATGGGGGTGGTCGCACCACTGCCGGGGTTCAACCAAACGCTGTCGACGTTGTGCCGGACCCACGGTGCGCTGCTCATCAGCGACGAGGTCATGACCGGCTTCCGGGTTTCTCGATCTGGTTGGTACGGCCTGGAAGCCGCGCAGGAGGATTGGGCGCCTGACCTGCTGACCTTCGGCAAGGTCATGGGCGGGGGATTACCTGCTGCGGCCTTCGGCGGTCGAGCCGACATCATGGAGCAATTGGCGCCGTCGGGCCCGGTGTATCAAGCCGGCACGTTGTCCGGTAATCCGGTGGCAGTCACCGCCGGTCTGACGACGCTGCGCAACTGCACCGCCGAGTTGTATGCGCACCTGGACAGCACCGCTGCGGCGGTCGCGGCAATGACAAGTGCGGCGCTCTCGGGCGCCGGCGTGGAACACGTCGTGCAGTTCGCTGGCAACTTGTTCAGTGTCTTCTTCACCGATCACGCCGTCACGAACTTCGACCAAGCTCGCGCAGCGCAGGGGTTCCGCTATCGGCCGTTCTTCCACTCCATGCTCGACCAGGGAATCTCGCTGCCACCATCGGTTTTTGAAGCGTGGTTCGTTTCCGGGGCGCACGACGCCGCAGCCTTGGAACGGATCGAAGCCGCCTTACCCGCCGCCGCCGCGGCAGCAGCAACTGCCGTCGACCCTGCCCCCGCCGCCGTATGACCACGCGGAACACGCAGCTTGAGACGCCTGCCTGCCACGAGCCACGAGCCAGAGGAACCCGATGAGTCAACGCACGACCGTCCACCTGATGCGCCACGGCGAGGTCTACAACCCCGAGTCGATTCTCTACGGTCGACTGCCCGGATATGTGCTGTCTGACTTGGGCCACGAGATGGCTGCCAAAGTCGCCAAGGCTCTCGCCGGCCGCGACATCATCGAGGTGCGGGCGTCACCGCTTGAGCGGGCGCAGCAGACGGCTGCTCCCATCGCCGAGTCACATGGACTCCCGATCGGCACTGACGATCGGATCATCGAGGCGGCGAATCGGTTCGAGGGCAAACGAGTAGCAGTCGGCGATGGGGTGCTATCCCAACCCAAGTACTGGAAGTATCTGTGGGATCCGTTCAAACCGTCGTGGGGTGAGCCGTACACGCAGATCGCCGACCGGATGGCGGCTGCGATCGCTGACGCCAAGCTCTCGGCCAGTGGACACGAAGTCGTGCTGGTCAGCCATCAGCTCCCGGTATGGACTACCCGACTTGCCGCGGAGAACCGCCGCCTATGGCATGACCCGCGCAGGCGCCAATGCAATCTGGCGTCATTGACGTCGCTGACCTTCGACGACGACAGACTCCAAACCATCACCTATAGCGAGCCTGCCGCCGACCTGGTGGCCAGGGCACACAGAGGCGCTGGAGCCTGATCGATGAACGCCCACCGAACACCGCGCATGTCGATGCTGCGCGCCGCAGCGGTCGCGTTGTTCGGCGTATTGGCAATCTCCCTGCTCGCGGCCTGTGGGAGTGCCACCGGCTCATCGGGTGGCGGACAATCACGCTTCATCGCCGGTGATGGCACCTCGGTGCTGTTGCCGCCGGCCGAACGTCAACCGGCACCGGCCGTCACTGGCACGACGCTGGATGGTGACCCGTTCGACCTTGCCTCGCTGAAGGGCAAAGTCGTCGCCGTGAACGTGTGGGCCTCGTGGTGCGCGCCGTGTCGGGCCGAGGCGCCCGGTCTTGAGGAAGTGGCAACCCAAATGGCCTCGCAGGGGGTCCAGTTCGTCGGCCTGAACACACGCGACAGCAAGGCCTCGGCGCAGGCATTCGTCAGTCGGTTTGAGATCAGCTACCCGAATGTGTGGGATCCCGATGGACAGATTCAACTGCAGTTCCGGGACACGCTGCCGCCGCAAGCAATCCCATCGACACTGCTGATCGACAAGGACAACCGGGTAGCTGGCCGCATCCTCGGCAAAGCCGATCGAACGCAATTGCGCGACCTGCTGACCGAACTGGTGAACGAGCCCGGCCCGTCAGCGTGAGCACGTCAGCATTGACCTTCGGCATCGCTTCCGCGGAACAAACCGTGGTGAGCGGGTCGTTGCTGTTGGCGCTGCCGCTGGCCATGCTGGCCGGCCTCCTGTCGTTCCTTTCCCCATGTGTGCTGCCACTTGTCCCCGGCTACCTGTCCTTCATCACCGGACTGACAGGGGCGGAACTCGCGGAGGATTCCATTGAGCCGGGCACACGTCGCAAGTCCCGCGTCGTACTCGGTTCGGCCCTATTCGTCTTGGGCTTCTCGGTGGTATTCGTCAGCCTCGGCGCGGCATTTGGCGCGCTCAGTCAATGGTTGTTCGAGTACGCGACCACGATCCAACGGGTGCTCGGGCTCGTCGTGATCGTGATGGGGTTGATGTTCGGTGGCTGGATCCCTGGTCTGCAGCGTGAGTGGCGGATTCACCGCGCCCCAACCTTCGGGATCTGGGGAGCCCCACTGCTCGGGTTCTTGTTCGGCTTGGGTTGGACCCCCTGCATCGGGCCGACGCTGTCGGCGGTGTTGGGTCTGGCGGCGACCGAGGGCAGTGCTGTGCGAGGCGCTGTTTTGAGCTTCGCTTACTGTCTGGGGCTAGGTCTTCCTTTTATGCTCGTAGGGTTGGCCTTCAGGCGAACGGCAGGAGCACTCACGTGGGTCAAACAGCACTACCAACTGGTCATGCGCGTCGGCGGTGGCATGTTGGTGCTCGTGGGAGTGCTGCTCGTGACCGGACTGTGGGATCAGCTCACCGTCCAACTGCGCGCGTGGGCAGGTGCTTTCAATGTTCCGCTCTGACGCCAGCGCCTGTCGGGGATGGTGAGCTAGGTGGCTGAGCGGACGGTTGACGCTCCCGACGACTCCAGTGCCCTCGGTGACGAGGCGACCACCCGTTCTGATGACGCCACGGCCGGCCTCAGCACCCAGCCAGCGGACTCGACCACGCCAGGCATCAAGCTCGGCCCTGGCGGCTGGCTCCGGTGGGCTTGGCGCCAACTCACCAGCATGCGCACCGCGCTGCTCTTGCTCTTCTTACTTGCGCTGGCGAGCATCCCCGGATCGCTATTGCCACAGCGCAGCACCGACGCCGCCAAGGTCACCCAGTACCTGACCGACAAACCCGGGCTAGGAGCGTTCTTCGACA includes:
- a CDS encoding TlpA family protein disulfide reductase, with product MNAHRTPRMSMLRAAAVALFGVLAISLLAACGSATGSSGGGQSRFIAGDGTSVLLPPAERQPAPAVTGTTLDGDPFDLASLKGKVVAVNVWASWCAPCRAEAPGLEEVATQMASQGVQFVGLNTRDSKASAQAFVSRFEISYPNVWDPDGQIQLQFRDTLPPQAIPSTLLIDKDNRVAGRILGKADRTQLRDLLTELVNEPGPSA
- the hemL gene encoding glutamate-1-semialdehyde 2,1-aminomutase, which produces MSSSTVTSESLFARAQRVTPGGVNSPVRAFGAVGGTPRFFVSGRGPYVTDADGREYVDLVGSWGPAILGHAHPAVIAAVTAASERGLSFGAPGPGEVELAEEIVSRVAPVEQVRLVSSGTEATMSAIRLARGFTGRAKILKFAGCYHGHGDSLLVAAGSGVATFGLPDSPGVTTGNAADTIVVPYNDVDAVTAAFAEFGDQIACVITEAAAANMGVVAPLPGFNQTLSTLCRTHGALLISDEVMTGFRVSRSGWYGLEAAQEDWAPDLLTFGKVMGGGLPAAAFGGRADIMEQLAPSGPVYQAGTLSGNPVAVTAGLTTLRNCTAELYAHLDSTAAAVAAMTSAALSGAGVEHVVQFAGNLFSVFFTDHAVTNFDQARAAQGFRYRPFFHSMLDQGISLPPSVFEAWFVSGAHDAAALERIEAALPAAAAAAATAVDPAPAAV
- a CDS encoding sulfite exporter TauE/SafE family protein translates to MLAGLLSFLSPCVLPLVPGYLSFITGLTGAELAEDSIEPGTRRKSRVVLGSALFVLGFSVVFVSLGAAFGALSQWLFEYATTIQRVLGLVVIVMGLMFGGWIPGLQREWRIHRAPTFGIWGAPLLGFLFGLGWTPCIGPTLSAVLGLAATEGSAVRGAVLSFAYCLGLGLPFMLVGLAFRRTAGALTWVKQHYQLVMRVGGGMLVLVGVLLVTGLWDQLTVQLRAWAGAFNVPL
- a CDS encoding bifunctional uroporphyrinogen-III C-methyltransferase/uroporphyrinogen-III synthase, yielding MTVTTARPRKSTRPLGSVSLVCAGPGDPELLTVRAIALLANADAVVADADVTGIAARYAPEAELVPVVNEDGLPLERPARAKKVVEHARTGQTVVRLYSGDPILDGAIAAEANTLHRSKIPFEIAPGVSVTTGVAAYGGFPLLAGKAKELRIVDADSVEDWAELASPRLTVVVRDGADKAVEISKALLAAGRKADTPIAITRGATTVEQRTIASTLEELPAAVKAAKQAGPGTVVIGEVINSRDKLSWFETKPLFGWRVLVPRTKEQAASLSEQLRRYGAVPVEVPTISVEPPRTPQQMERAIQGLVSGRYQWIAFTSANAVKAVREKFEDYGLDARAMAGLKIAAVGEQTAAALIAFGVKPDLVPTDDQSSAGLVAQWPPYDAEIDPIDRVFLPRADIATETLAAGLQSLGWEVDDVTAYRTVRAAPPPAETREAIKTGGFDAVMFTSSSTVRNLVGIAGKPHACTVVACIGPQTAEAAGEHGLRVDVLADTPNVMVLAANLAAHAEELRQKAIENGDLTWRPSRRRAGSRRKAT
- a CDS encoding histidine phosphatase family protein produces the protein MSQRTTVHLMRHGEVYNPESILYGRLPGYVLSDLGHEMAAKVAKALAGRDIIEVRASPLERAQQTAAPIAESHGLPIGTDDRIIEAANRFEGKRVAVGDGVLSQPKYWKYLWDPFKPSWGEPYTQIADRMAAAIADAKLSASGHEVVLVSHQLPVWTTRLAAENRRLWHDPRRRQCNLASLTSLTFDDDRLQTITYSEPAADLVARAHRGAGA
- the hemB gene encoding porphobilinogen synthase codes for the protein MGYPAARPRRLRRTAPLRRLVAQTRLAPADLILPMFVREDLPEPRPITSMPGVVQHSRESLVAAARDAVQLGVGGLMLFAVPAHRDESGSGAIDPDGPLNSAVREVVAEVGSDIVVMADLCLDEFTSHGHCGLVDEHGHVNNDATLKQYQLMGVELAKAGVHVVATSGMMDGQVGAVRAALDDAGFAESTAIMAYSAKYASAFYGPFRDAVESTLAGDRNGYQQDPANRVEATREVELDLAEGADMVMVKPGLPYLDVLADIAARSDVPVAAYQVSGEYSMIEAAAANGWIDRDLAVMESLISLRRAGATMVLSYYAAEVAGWLRDRSRSM
- the hemC gene encoding hydroxymethylbilane synthase, whose translation is MAQASQVAARLSELCGRSVVLSPVVTTGDVSTEALSTIGGTGVFVGAVRDAVLAGDAEIAVHSLKDLPTAEHRGLAIAAIPVREDPRDALCADDGQTLAELGPGARVGTGSPRRAAQLRALRPDLEIVDIRGNVDTRLAKVTDGEVDAVVLAVAGLTRLGRDAAITEAIDPEHILPAPGQGALAVESRADLANRDPELARALAELNDPQTHVAVTAERALLNRLEAGCSAPVGALATITSSSAPDNHVHLEALTAGADGTRVIRMSATGPASDAGELGRQLAVAMLAAGAAHLLGEPSL